The Pyxidicoccus sp. MSG2 DNA segment CTGAAGCGTGGAGTCCATGGCCCGCCGCGCTGTGCTGAAACCTCGTTCTTGTTCGTGGCGATGTGATGGATCTGGACCTTGCCGCCTCCGCCTGTCCCCTGGGCGGCCATCGCAGTCGCCCCCGGTGCCAGGGCAATGGTCAATCCCTCACCCGAGAGTGCCACCGACTCGATCTGCGCTACCGCGGGGAGCCAGAGGCCGGCTTGTGACTCGGCTTGCACGGCAGCCTGAGCGGAGCCAGGCAGATTCGGCACTTTCGCGGCAAGTCCCGCTGCGGTGTTTCCGATGGCGGCGGTTGCCAGCATGGCGAAGGCTCGCGCCGCGTTCCTACCCATCACGTTGCCGTACCGCTCTCCTGCATGTCGCAGTTGGTCGAACGTTGTGGCCCGGTCTGCCTCTTCCACCATGTGCTTGAAGCCCGCGATGAGCCCCCAGAGCGTGTCGACGCCCAGGTAGATCATGAGAACCGCGGTCATCGTTGCCGCAATGCCTTTGGATACAGGCTCCGGCACCGTCCACAGCACGAGGTACATGGTCGCCGTCCACAGCGCCGCAGCCAGCATGGCCTGCGGATCTGCCATGTTCTTGAACGCCTCCATCATTTCGTCCTGGATGGAGGCCTGTGCGAAGGCCATGGCCAGTGCATAGCGGCCATCACCTGTGACGACCGGGCTCTCCACCAGCAGGCGCAGGCAGTCACCTTTCTTCCCGGCACGTTCGCACCAGCGGAGATAGGCACGCGTCAGCTCGACAGCCGGTGTGGGAAGCTCCTCATCCAGGTGCTCACCTGGTTTCACTGGGATGAGGCGGTGGCTGCGGGGCTCGTAGAGGTATGTGCCACTGCGCGCATCGACCTCGAAAAGTTGCATTGCTGCTTCTTGGGGCCGGGACGTAGGGCGCATCTGCCTCGCCAGTGAGGCCATGGCTTCATGGAACTCACTGCCATCGACGACCACGGGCCCTGCCTCGTCCCGCCTGGGGACATGGACGCGGGGCGCGCCATCACCCGTGTCCAACCGGACGAAGCGCGAACTGCTGCTGCATGCGGTTGCCATCAACAGGAAGGCGGCCATCGCTCGACGAGTCACCATGAGTCACTCCCTCCAGCGGGTTGTCGCCCTGGGAACGCGGTGTTACCCACTCCCCGTCTGACCGCAGCTGTGACGCAAGCGCCGCGGCGCGAGGGGCCCCGGTTGCTCTTGCCGCTATCGCGCCCTCTCACCCCACCTGCGGCGGCTTGAAACACAACCGCACCACGTCTCCACGCTTGAGCGGCGTGAGGTACTCCGGCAGCTCGCCCTGCACGCGGAAGGACTTCACGTAATAACTGCCGCCCTCCACCACCGGCAGCCCGTGCTCGGCGAGCCACACGCCGACCCAGGCGCGTCGCTCGGCATCCACTGCCTGCATCCGCTCCAGGTCCACCGCGAGGAACGCCCGTGCCGCCAGCGCATTGAAGAAGTACGTGTGCCAGTTCCACTGTGTCTCGAACCGTTTCCGGTACGGGTGGTCCTTGTGCACCAGCGCCACGCCGAGCTGCGACGCCGTCAGCCCGAAGCCCCGGCTGAAGCTGATGGACAGCACGGACTTCGGCAGCAGCGGCAACAACTGGCCGGCGACTTCCGTCCGCTCGCCGGCGGACAGCGTCGGGTAGAGGTTCAGGTTGAGCAGGCAGTGCGACGACGCCCCGAGGAAACCCAGCATCTCCTCCGTCACGCGCCCGTTGCGCACCGAGGGGATGCACAGGCACGCCAGCGCTCCGGGGGACTCCGCGTCCCAGCGGATGCCCTCCTGCTGCGTGCAACCCACCGAGAAGCCGTGCCAGTCCCCGGGATACAGGCGCACCGGCTCTCGCGCCGCGACGGCCTCGACCAGGTGGCTCATGAAGTCGCAGTCGCTGCCCGCCGCGAAGGCCACGTAGTCGTCGAACCGCCACACGCCGCCGCTCAGCGCGCTCAGGCGTGCCTTCACCTTCGGCACCAGCTCCTCGTGGAAGAAGCGCAGGCCTCGCGTGTAGTGCTGCGTCAGGTCGTCCGCCGTCAGCCCTTCCGCCGCGCGGCGATAGGCCTCCGCTCCCGCCACGTACCCCACGGGCAGCAGCGGGCGGAACGTCTCCACCAGGTCCGGAGTCACCGCCTTCGCTAGCTGCTCAGCCGATACAACAGGCTCCGCGAGTCCTCCAGTGACGCGTACACGCTCCCGTCCGACAACAGATTCAGCGAGCGGCACAGCCCGTTCTCCTGCTCCCACTGCGGCGTCGGCTCCCGGTAGTAACAAACCTGCACCTCCTCGAACCTGCGAATGACGGGGCCCCACGGCAGGCGGCCCACCACCTGTCCCTGGCCCTCGAAGACGTCCTCTTCCACCTGGTGCTCGCGCGCCCACTTGTCCGCCGGGGACTCGCGGAACACCGACTGCGCGTAGGCCACGTACGTGTGCTTGAAGGTGAACTCGCGCACCCCCAGCGGCGCCAGCGCGCGGATGTAGCGCCACGCGTCCTCCGGCCCGTCCACGTGCCCTCTCGCCATGACACAGGTGGCGCGGACCTTGAGCGGCCTCGCGGCCTCCAGGAAGTCAGCGCGCAGCGGGGCCTGTTTCCCCATCAGCGCCCGGTTGTCCGCGTCGTCCACCGCGTGCCGGGACCAGCAGACGTAGGACAGGCCCGCGTCCGCCAGTTCCTCCGCCAGCGCGCGGGTGAGGAACGTGCCGTTGGTGAAGAGGGCGACCTCGCTGAAGAAGCGGCGGCCCTCGCGCACGAGGTGCACCACCGTCTCCGGACGCAGCAGTGGCTCACCACCTCCGGTGATGACCAGGCGCGTGGCCCCGCGCTCGCGCGCGTCGCGGTAGTAGCGCGCCACGTCCAGGTGCAGGAGGTCCGACGTCTCGTGCTTCAGCGCGCTGATGGAAGAGCGCGAGAAGCAGAACGGGCAGCGCAGGTTGCACGCGAGCCGCACCGGCAGCACGCTGCACGTCAGCGCGCGGCAGGCCTCCCAGGGGACGAGGGCGGGCAGGGGCTTCGCGGCGCTCATGGCGTCGTGCCTCCTTCCACGATTCGCGCCAGCTCCAACCGTGGCAGGGCCTCCTTCAGCAGCGCGCGACGCTCCCTCGGCAGGTGGTGCCACGCGGCGCACAGGTCATTCTCCTCCACGCCCAGCCGTGCCAGCTCCTCGCGTGCCCGCAGGCGCTCGTCGCGCAGGTGCGACTGGAGCGCCCGCCGCAGCGGCTCGGCGCTTGCCTCCGTCGCCTCCAGTTCCGCCACCAGCCCATCTAGCGCATTCAGCGCCCCGGCCACCTGCTCGTCGTATTCCCTACCGCCGAGCGCCTCGCGCAGCTCCGCCGCGTCCGACACCTCGCGCGCCAGCGGCTCCACCGACTCCAGCGGAAGGGTGCCCGGGCAGTACGCCACCGTGGACAGGTCCACCGGCCGCGTGGCCCTCGCCACGAACACGCCGGGCACTCCCGAGCGCCACGGCTGCACCTGCAGCGGTCGCAGGAAGACGAGCCGGCCGGTGTTCTCGTAGTCGGTATACGGCTCGCGGAAGTCCACCGTGCGCATGTAGAGGAGCGGCGTGAGCGGACCCGCCAGTCTCGGCAGCGTGCCCCGGAGATGCCGCCGCAGCGCCACCGGGCCCAAATCCCGATACAGCACCGGGCACGGCTCGTCCGGCCGCAGCGCCGTCAGCGGCGCGCCGGTGTGGAACTGGTAGCGGCGCAGGTCCTCGGCCGGGTACGCCGTGCCGGCGCTCGCGGGCGTCTCGAGCATGGCTACCACTTCCCCCGGGGCGAGAGCTTCGCGTCCTGTGCCTCGCGCAGCTTCTTCAGCTTCTCCTGCCGCGCCTCCGCCGCCTTCTTCGCCCGCTCCGCCTCCGCCAGCAGCTTCGCGTAGTCCAGCCGCGCCAGCCGCTCCGCGCTCTGCTCGTCCGTCTCTCCCTGGAAGCCCGCGCCCAGGGATGCGGCCCACCGGCGCGCCAGCTCCTCCAGCCGCAGTGGGCTCTGTCCGAGCAGCTCCAGCGTCAGCAGCCGCGCCTGCCGCGCGAAGTCCGCGAAGCCTTCGCGCACCTGCTTCTCCACACCGCGCGCCTTCGCCAGCGACGCCACCGCCGTGCCCACCGGAGCCTCCTCCAGCGCGGAAGTCACCAGCGCCAGCCTTCGCCAGCCCTCGGCGTCCAGGCCTTCGCACAGCGTGAGGAAGGACTCCGGCGGCAGCGGCTCCAGCCCGTGGTCCCTCTGGAAGTCCGCGAGCCGGGCACGCATGAGCACCGGCTCCACGTCCTTGCGCTCCAGCGCGGGGCGGCGCCGCGTCAGCGCTTCGCACAGCGGGGCCAGGTCCAGCAGCGGCCGCTCGTCGGGGCCGGCGGGCGTGCCGCTCTTGCGGCCGAACAGGCGCTCAAGGCGCGACATGGCGTTCCTCCTGGAAGAGGGCGTGCGCGAGCGCGGCCGCCACCTTCGGGAAATGCTCCAGCTCCATCACCTCGGCCACGCGCGCGCCCTGCTTCCGGTAGCGCGACACCCGCTCGGGGTCGGGGTGGTGCAGCAGCAGGACGAGCGGCGCGGAGGCGTCCGCGGCCTCGGCGAAGATTCGCGCGTGGCTCGCGTCCTCGTCGTGGTTGGTGTCGAAGTCCCGGTCGGTGATGACGACGCGGGTGGGCTGACGACCGCGCTGCTCGCGCACCGAGTCCGCCAGTCGCGCGAAGGGAAAGCGCGTCCCCCCGCCGATGTAGTGCATGAGGAAGCGCGACATCTCCAGCTCGGAGCGGCACCACGTCCAGTACGCCACGAAGTCCGTCGAGTAGAGCAGCGCCCGCACCCAGCCGCCCGCGCGCACCGCCCCCACGCAGAGAATCTGCGCGGCCAGCGTCATCGCGTTGAGCGTGGCGCGCGGGTCCGGCATGGAGCCCGAGACGTCCAGGTAGATTTCCACGCGCGGCTGCCACAGCGGTACGTCCATGCCCTCGTAGTCCGCGATGCGCTCGCGCTTGAGTGGCATCACCGCGCCCAGCCTGTCTCCCCGGAGCGCCAGGGTGGCCAGCCAGTCCACGGTGGGCAGCGCGTCTCCCAGCTCCCACTCCTCCAGCGTGGTGGGCACCACCGCCTCGCCCAGGTGCAGCCGGTCCGGAGGGCGCAGCAGGTGGCGCTCCGCCTCCTGCCGGTAGTACGCCGCCATGACCTCCGGCACCGCCTCCGCGTCCGCCGTCCCCTGGCCGGGCAGCGAGGCGATGCGCCGCTCGCGGCACTTGTCGCCCACGAGCCGGTCCGCGTTCTCCTTGTCCAGCCACCCTTCCGCGAGCGCGCGGCGCACGGCCTCCTTCTCCCGCGCCCCCGGGGTGAGCGCCTCCGCCCAGTCCTCCGGGCGCGGCGCGTCCTTGCAGCAGGCCTGCGGGTCCGTGCTCTCTGGCAGCTCCCCCTTCATCGGCTGCACGTAGCGGGTGCAGATGGAGAGGAAGTAGAGGAACTGCGTGTAGACGTTGGGGCCCAGGTGGAAGAGGTTCTGCGCCATCAGCTGCGCGTCCGCGCGCGCGTCGGGGAACTGCTTCGAGAAGGCAGCGGACTCCCGCCCCATCAGGTGCCCCGGCTCCAGGCGCCACAGCTCCTCGTAGACGGAGAGGTAGAAGAAGAAGGCCGGGTCCTGCTTCCAGCGGTAGTCCTTCTGGAAGGCGCGGTAGATGGCGATGAGCTGCGGGCGGAGCGTCTCGTCCGCGCCGAGCTGCTCGTTGATGAGCAAATCGCAGAAGACGTTGATGAGCGAGTAGTCCCCCAGCGGCAGCAGCGTCTTCTCCATCATCCGCATGCGCGCGGAGACGCCCAGGCTGCCCGGGTAGCGCACGTGGTGCCCCACCTCGTGCGCGAGCACCGCCTCCAGGCTGTCCAGCAGGTGCCGCTCGCGCAGCTCGCGGGCGTTGAACCAGACCTGCCGACTGATGAGGTTGATGTGCGCCAGCGCGCAGCCCTGCTTCGCCGCGCGCGGCTCGCCGAGCAGCAGGAAGTGGGACCAGTGCCCCTGCGCGCGCCGCCAGCACACGTCCACCTGTTGCTGGAGCTCCGGCTCCAGCGCCTCGTGCACGGGCGTCTGCTGGAGGGCCGCGTCCGTCATGGCGTGTCCAGCACCCACAGCCGTTGCGAGTCCACCGCGCTGGCCACCACGTACCCGCTGCGCGCGGCGAGCGTCTGGTGGGGCGTGCCCAGCAGCGGCAGCGTGGCCACCCGCTTGTTCACCCGCACCGCGCCCGGCCTCAGCTCCAGTGTCGGCGGCGTCCCCTCCGTCCAGGTGCCCAGGCACGGCAGGAGTCCGAGGAAGCGCGCCTTTCCCTCGGGCGCGAGGAAGAGGCCGACCTTCACGTCCTCCGCGCGGCGGTCGTGCACGCACAGGACGGAGGGCGCCGCGAGGTGCATGTCCCCGGGGAGGAACTCGTCCATCACCTTGCGCGTGTCGAGCATCGCCAGCGTGAAGGGGCCGGAGAACGTGGACTCCCGCGACGGCGCGAGGGCCGGGGCCAGCGTGGTGGCGAGGAACTCGTCCAGCTTCTCCAGCGCGGGCGCCTCCGCCGCCGCCGAGGCGACATAGCGGTTGAGCCACGGGGGCTGCGCGGCCAGGCCCTCGCACAGGTTCCACGTGCGCGCGAGCAGCGCCACGGCCTGCTCCGCGGGGTACGCGGGGAGCTGCGCGGGCGCGAGCTGCAAGAGGCAGCGCCCCATCAGCGTCACCGACTCCGGCACGCGGCCCCGGCCGGTGAGGAGGTAGCGCGCGCTGGCGCGGTCCACCTGGCCCAGGCCCACCGCCTCGGCGGCGAGCTTCAGCCACGCGCCCGCCACCGCGTCCCGGCGCGGCTCGGCGTGGAGCGCGGCCCGCAGCGCCGCGGCGGCGTCATGGACGAGCGTCTCGAAGAGCTCCGCGTCCCAGTCCGAGTGCCGGCGCGGGCCCTGGGTGGCCAGCTCGCGCACGCGTGCGTCCCAGGCGTCGCTCATGCGCCCTCCGTCCTGCCACGCCGCTCCAGGCCGCGCAGGTACGCGCCGTAGCGGCCGTGCAGATTCTTGAGGAGGACGAGGTCCTCGTGCACGGGGCCGTTGAGCTCCTGCTTCTGGAGCACCTTCTCCATCACCTGCTGGATGTCGCTCATCCTCCGACGGACCTCGCCCGCGTCGAGTCCGGCCGGGCCCGCCTCGGCCTGGGCCTTCAGCTTCGCCACCGGCTCGCGCACCTTCGCATAGGCGGCCTGCTGCACCACGGCCGCGTCGAAGAGCTGGCGCACCCAGCCGATGCGGTCGAGCAGGTGCACCGCGTGCTCGGGCTTCTGGAAGAAGGCGCTCTGCGGGTTGGGCTTGAGCTTCTCGTGCAGCGCCCAGGGGAGCACCTGGCGCAGGTCCTCCACGGTGACTTCGGTCGAGCCGCGGAAGTACGCCAGCGCCTTGGTGAAGAGCAGCACCGCCTGGTACGCGCGGGCGGAGACGCCGTTCTCCGTCTGCGTGCAGAGGTTGACGCTCTTGTCGAGCGGACAGTCCTCCGTGCACACGTGCGCCACGCGGCGGCCGGCGAGGTGCAGCGTGTCCTTCAGCATGTACTCGAGCTGCCCGGACGCGCGCTGGCAGAATTCGAGCTGCCCGGCGAAGAAGCCCAGCAGCTCCAGCACCGTGGGTGGCACTGGCACGGCGCGCACCTCGTGCTCCAGCGCGTCCAGTTCCTCGGAGGTGAAGACGAGGTCCGCGGGGACGAACTGGCCCGGCACCGTGCCCTCGGCCACGCGTTTCGCGAGCGTCTCCAGGTGGTGCGAGTGGAAGGGCATGCTGCGCACCACGAGGTCGATGCGGTCCTTCAGCGCCTCGATGACGGGGAAGGTGCCGCCACCCTGGTCGTCGTTGGCGGTGAGGAACC contains these protein-coding regions:
- a CDS encoding radical SAM protein, yielding MSAAKPLPALVPWEACRALTCSVLPVRLACNLRCPFCFSRSSISALKHETSDLLHLDVARYYRDARERGATRLVITGGGEPLLRPETVVHLVREGRRFFSEVALFTNGTFLTRALAEELADAGLSYVCWSRHAVDDADNRALMGKQAPLRADFLEAARPLKVRATCVMARGHVDGPEDAWRYIRALAPLGVREFTFKHTYVAYAQSVFRESPADKWAREHQVEEDVFEGQGQVVGRLPWGPVIRRFEEVQVCYYREPTPQWEQENGLCRSLNLLSDGSVYASLEDSRSLLYRLSS
- a CDS encoding AAA family ATPase, coding for MESSQLVASWLQGRATLGPDLELRLAPRTVSALAAKLRRAYTWIATQALVSPYQDVQFGDPVVLTGAGTRVELGPVGYSAYVLLPLLNLATSQRLLFVGAPGRGKTTMATLVALIAGGAPDEVRRSVQHGHPQLTLTDLLGSPLPSELIRAEDASHIRVAWRRWLTQRVKIVDEYNRIPTKTQSALLSLMAEGYAEMFEQVVECGRSAWFLTANDDQGGGTFPVIEALKDRIDLVVRSMPFHSHHLETLAKRVAEGTVPGQFVPADLVFTSEELDALEHEVRAVPVPPTVLELLGFFAGQLEFCQRASGQLEYMLKDTLHLAGRRVAHVCTEDCPLDKSVNLCTQTENGVSARAYQAVLLFTKALAYFRGSTEVTVEDLRQVLPWALHEKLKPNPQSAFFQKPEHAVHLLDRIGWVRQLFDAAVVQQAAYAKVREPVAKLKAQAEAGPAGLDAGEVRRRMSDIQQVMEKVLQKQELNGPVHEDLVLLKNLHGRYGAYLRGLERRGRTEGA
- a CDS encoding AHH domain-containing protein; translation: MVTRRAMAAFLLMATACSSSSRFVRLDTGDGAPRVHVPRRDEAGPVVVDGSEFHEAMASLARQMRPTSRPQEAAMQLFEVDARSGTYLYEPRSHRLIPVKPGEHLDEELPTPAVELTRAYLRWCERAGKKGDCLRLLVESPVVTGDGRYALAMAFAQASIQDEMMEAFKNMADPQAMLAAALWTATMYLVLWTVPEPVSKGIAATMTAVLMIYLGVDTLWGLIAGFKHMVEEADRATTFDQLRHAGERYGNVMGRNAARAFAMLATAAIGNTAAGLAAKVPNLPGSAQAAVQAESQAGLWLPAVAQIESVALSGEGLTIALAPGATAMAAQGTGGGGKVQIHHIATNKNEVSAQRGGPWTPRFRKLFAKGGMSMEDAENKIPILGHKGPHSERYHQLVHKRLYEATEECSSIVECRAALKATLERLAREIATQGTELNQLVTQRVAR